One window from the genome of Salvia splendens isolate huo1 chromosome 9, SspV2, whole genome shotgun sequence encodes:
- the LOC121747082 gene encoding ras-related protein RABC2a-like translates to MGSRKSSCGVNYDYSFKVLLIGDSGVGKSSLLLSFISNCQQFPHDLSPTIGVDFKIKMLTTAGKRLKLTIWDTAGQERFGSLISSYYRGAHGIILVYDVTRRETFTSLSKTWVKELERCCTDPDCIKILVGNKVDRENERAVTTEEGMALAQEHECLFFECSAKTQANVKQCFKDLSLKILNVPSLLEKGSTPVNVKNQILKQKQVGDNGNCCS, encoded by the exons ATGGGTTCAAGAAAGAGTAGCTGCGGCGTCAACTATGATTACTCTTTTAAGGTTCTGTTGATTGGGGACTCTGGTGTTGGAAAGAGCAGCCTTTTGCTCAGTTTCATCTCCAATTGTCAGCAGTTTCCTCATGATCTTTCTCCTACTATTG GAGTAGATTTCAAGATAAAGATGCTAACCACTGCTGGAAAAAGACTGAAACTTACAATCTGGGATACAG CCGGACAGGAAAGGTTTGGATCATTAATAAGTTCATACTACCGAGGAGCACATGGTATCATCCTTG TTTATGATGTAACAAGACGAGAGACCTTTACAAGCCTATCGAAGACCTGGGTCAAGGAATTAGAGCGTTGCTGCACCGATCCTGATTGTATCAAGATACTAGTTGGCAACAAAGTTGACAGG GAAAACGAGAGGGCTGTTACCACGGAAGAGGGGATGGCTCTCGCACAAGAGCATGAATGTTTGTTTTTCGAGTGCAGTGCCAAGACTCAAGCAAATGTGAAGCAATGTTTCAAAGACCTCTCGCTTAAG ATACTGAACGTACCGAGCTTGCTGGAGAAAGGATCTACGCCCGTAAATGTAAAGAACCAGATTTTGAAGCAAAAGCAAGTTGGAGACAATGGAAATTGCTGCTCCTAG